Proteins encoded within one genomic window of Ctenopharyngodon idella isolate HZGC_01 chromosome 6, HZGC01, whole genome shotgun sequence:
- the zgc:174863 gene encoding uncharacterized protein zgc:174863 isoform X1, protein MASLMVMVFVIVSLFIPAARPSQADLWKLECLPTVGIVSETTVIRCIVKDFKTMEILAVSLTKITQEKPVFEMNQKSISGDERFSLKNPKLGPSLQISDTKFSDEGEYLYRVMTDSGVKMAQFSISITAKYKNPVTSIWPEVVTDGRPINLYCNATDGYPAGFIHWFDRYETNWTMNSELKTDTKDTNGLKSVALYSRLTFKSVNDLEPFRCIVFNSKYAQDGESTLSIKSLSYGDPEKEISASNTTQIVAGVMVIGSLIVGLLFALLIFRKRNGQHGRRPSAHPILSYESGNTEDDLETGNYRVKVPLSADEIENKP, encoded by the exons ATGGCTTCATTGATGGTTATGGTATTTGTAATAGTTTCTCTCTTCATCCCTGCTGCGAGGCCTAGTCAAG CAGATTTGTGGAAATTGGAATGCCTGCCTACAGTTGGAATTGTTTCTGAGACCACAGTTATCAGATGCATTGTCAAAGACTTTAAAACGATGGAAATACTTGCAGTTTCTTTAACAAAAATCACACAGGAAAAGCCAGTTTTTGAAATGAATCAGAAATCTATATCAGGAGATGAACGCTTTAGTCTTAAAAACCCAAAATTGGGTCCATCATTGCAAATCTCTGACACCAAGTTTTCCGATGAGGGTGAATATCTGTACCGTGTTATGACAGACAGTGGTGTAAAAATGGCACAATTTAGCATCAGTATCACAG ccaAGTACAAAAATCCAGTCACAAGCATATGGCCTGAAGTTGTCACAGATGGACGGCCCATCAACCTTTACTGCAATGCTACTGATGGCTACCCAGCAGGCTTCATCCATTGGTTTGACCGTTATGAAACTAATTGGACCATGaattcagaactgaaaaccGACACCAAGGACACCAACGGTTTAAAATCTGTGGCCTTGTATAGCAGACTGACTTTCAAGTCTGTTAACGACCTGGAGCCATTTAGATGCATCGTCTTCAACAGCAAATATGCTCAGGATGGAGAAAGCACATTATCGATCAAATCACTATCATATG GTGATCCTGAAAAGGAAATTTCAGCATCTAATACAACACAGATTGTTGCTGGTGTGATGGTCATTGGATCACTTATTGTTGGTCTTCTGTTTGCTCTGTTAATTTTCCGAAAAAGAAATGGTCAAC ATGGTAGACGACCTTCTGCCCATCCTATTCTAA gttATGAATCAGGAAACACTGAAGATGATCTGGAAACAGGCAACTACAG AGTGAAGGTTCCACTATCAGCTGATGAAATTGAAAATAAGCCCTGA
- the zgc:174863 gene encoding uncharacterized protein zgc:174863 isoform X2 encodes MASLMVMVFVIVSLFIPAARPSQDLWKLECLPTVGIVSETTVIRCIVKDFKTMEILAVSLTKITQEKPVFEMNQKSISGDERFSLKNPKLGPSLQISDTKFSDEGEYLYRVMTDSGVKMAQFSISITAKYKNPVTSIWPEVVTDGRPINLYCNATDGYPAGFIHWFDRYETNWTMNSELKTDTKDTNGLKSVALYSRLTFKSVNDLEPFRCIVFNSKYAQDGESTLSIKSLSYGDPEKEISASNTTQIVAGVMVIGSLIVGLLFALLIFRKRNGQHGRRPSAHPILSYESGNTEDDLETGNYRVKVPLSADEIENKP; translated from the exons ATGGCTTCATTGATGGTTATGGTATTTGTAATAGTTTCTCTCTTCATCCCTGCTGCGAGGCCTAGTCAAG ATTTGTGGAAATTGGAATGCCTGCCTACAGTTGGAATTGTTTCTGAGACCACAGTTATCAGATGCATTGTCAAAGACTTTAAAACGATGGAAATACTTGCAGTTTCTTTAACAAAAATCACACAGGAAAAGCCAGTTTTTGAAATGAATCAGAAATCTATATCAGGAGATGAACGCTTTAGTCTTAAAAACCCAAAATTGGGTCCATCATTGCAAATCTCTGACACCAAGTTTTCCGATGAGGGTGAATATCTGTACCGTGTTATGACAGACAGTGGTGTAAAAATGGCACAATTTAGCATCAGTATCACAG ccaAGTACAAAAATCCAGTCACAAGCATATGGCCTGAAGTTGTCACAGATGGACGGCCCATCAACCTTTACTGCAATGCTACTGATGGCTACCCAGCAGGCTTCATCCATTGGTTTGACCGTTATGAAACTAATTGGACCATGaattcagaactgaaaaccGACACCAAGGACACCAACGGTTTAAAATCTGTGGCCTTGTATAGCAGACTGACTTTCAAGTCTGTTAACGACCTGGAGCCATTTAGATGCATCGTCTTCAACAGCAAATATGCTCAGGATGGAGAAAGCACATTATCGATCAAATCACTATCATATG GTGATCCTGAAAAGGAAATTTCAGCATCTAATACAACACAGATTGTTGCTGGTGTGATGGTCATTGGATCACTTATTGTTGGTCTTCTGTTTGCTCTGTTAATTTTCCGAAAAAGAAATGGTCAAC ATGGTAGACGACCTTCTGCCCATCCTATTCTAA gttATGAATCAGGAAACACTGAAGATGATCTGGAAACAGGCAACTACAG AGTGAAGGTTCCACTATCAGCTGATGAAATTGAAAATAAGCCCTGA
- the zgc:174863 gene encoding uncharacterized protein zgc:174863 isoform X3, whose translation MASLMVMVFVIVSLFIPAARPSQADLWKLECLPTVGIVSETTVIRCIVKDFKTMEILAVSLTKITQEKPVFEMNQKSISGDERFSLKNPKLGPSLQISDTKFSDEGEYLYRVMTDSGVKMAQFSISITAKYKNPVTSIWPEVVTDGRPINLYCNATDGYPAGFIHWFDRYETNWTMNSELKTDTKDTNGLKSVALYSRLTFKSVNDLEPFRCIVFNSKYAQDGESTLSIKSLSYGDPEKEISASNTTQIVAGVMVIGSLIVGLLFALLIFRKRNGQRYESGNTEDDLETGNYRVKVPLSADEIENKP comes from the exons ATGGCTTCATTGATGGTTATGGTATTTGTAATAGTTTCTCTCTTCATCCCTGCTGCGAGGCCTAGTCAAG CAGATTTGTGGAAATTGGAATGCCTGCCTACAGTTGGAATTGTTTCTGAGACCACAGTTATCAGATGCATTGTCAAAGACTTTAAAACGATGGAAATACTTGCAGTTTCTTTAACAAAAATCACACAGGAAAAGCCAGTTTTTGAAATGAATCAGAAATCTATATCAGGAGATGAACGCTTTAGTCTTAAAAACCCAAAATTGGGTCCATCATTGCAAATCTCTGACACCAAGTTTTCCGATGAGGGTGAATATCTGTACCGTGTTATGACAGACAGTGGTGTAAAAATGGCACAATTTAGCATCAGTATCACAG ccaAGTACAAAAATCCAGTCACAAGCATATGGCCTGAAGTTGTCACAGATGGACGGCCCATCAACCTTTACTGCAATGCTACTGATGGCTACCCAGCAGGCTTCATCCATTGGTTTGACCGTTATGAAACTAATTGGACCATGaattcagaactgaaaaccGACACCAAGGACACCAACGGTTTAAAATCTGTGGCCTTGTATAGCAGACTGACTTTCAAGTCTGTTAACGACCTGGAGCCATTTAGATGCATCGTCTTCAACAGCAAATATGCTCAGGATGGAGAAAGCACATTATCGATCAAATCACTATCATATG GTGATCCTGAAAAGGAAATTTCAGCATCTAATACAACACAGATTGTTGCTGGTGTGATGGTCATTGGATCACTTATTGTTGGTCTTCTGTTTGCTCTGTTAATTTTCCGAAAAAGAAATGGTCAAC gttATGAATCAGGAAACACTGAAGATGATCTGGAAACAGGCAACTACAG AGTGAAGGTTCCACTATCAGCTGATGAAATTGAAAATAAGCCCTGA